TGCTGAATAACTTTCTCCATGGCTACTTTTCAAGTAATAAACAGAACACTCTATTATTGTGTGGGCAGTACTGGAATAGCCAAAGCAATTTGGGgtatattttgtttttttgagaGAGAGTTGTCCAAATGTCCTTTCAGCTATTTCTAATaatccttgccccccccccccagtaatgatCTGGGCCACTGGTCAAGGATGGCAGTAGGTTTTGCATCTTCTGCAACAACATCTTCAGTTGCAGGGTCTTAAATTTTTCCCATAGGCATGAACAGCGCTCTGTAATATAGAAGTCAGGGGGTGTGCTCAGCAAAGCAATAGGGACAACAAAGGCTTGTCAAAATAATCAAAGTTACCTTGGGCTATGTGATATAAATGTTGTATGTTTAAGTCACCTTGGCAGTTTCATTACAGCTTTGATGCTTCTGACATAGTAACTAGCATCCACTTGGATTTGGTGGTAGCTCTTACCACCACTAGCATCTACTTGGATTTGGTGGTAGCTCTTTCTGGCTAAGCTTCTATTACTGTGGTTTTCACTATGTGCTAGGCATTTTGGAGAGCATTTTTGACTTTCTTTTTCAGCTTCCTTTTAACTAGTGTCTCCCCTTGAAACCCAATGATACTTTGACAATTTTCAACTAATTCAACATAGTTCTTGCATCTCACATGGGGTCTTAAGCACAACTTTAGATCCAGCGTCACCTACCCTGAGGCCAGTTCAGTGACCAATTGTTCTAAGGCACTAGGGTATCTAGAACTACTGTCTCTTTGTTGTGACACAGTCATTCAGGACCCAGTCAGTGTAAGGGCGTGTTCCCCAGTACTACTAAAAAAACCCCCCACGAAAGGTACATTTCCTGAGCACACTGCTAGAAGAACCTACTACCTTATTTAAGTGCTTGTGGATTTCAAATGCAAATAGTATGTGATCCAGTTTTTCTCCCAGGCAAGTGGCATTGCAGTCTTCAGTATCACTGAAGTGTGTTTGTATAACTTCTTGGTAACTGTATTTGTTGGTTCCCAggcactgcttctgctgcctgtGAGAAATTGGAAAAAGACAGGAATGATCTACAAGCAGCTTATGAAGGATTTGTGCAGAAGTTAAACCAGCAGCACCAAAGCGATCTGACTGAGTTGGAAGAAAGGCTGAAACAGTTCTATACTGCCGAATGTGAAAAACTACAGAGTATCTGCATTGAAGAAGCTGAAAAGTACAAAGCTCAGCTCCAGGAGCAGGTAAGCGAGTCTGGAGTCAAGGTGAGAGTCATGTGTTGAATCTCTTCAACACAATTGCTGATGCAGCCGTTGCTCACTCTAGTGAGGCTTAATTATGCTGGAGATTTCCCCTTGTCTTACAGATTCTTTCACTTCACAGAACAGTTCCAATTTTCTGGTCCTTTCcctctatattttttttaaagtgggaaaTGTCTGCCAATAGTGCTGCTCTTTTTAATTCAGTTGTGCTTCCATCCATACCTTTGGCTTGACTTTAGTCAGActgtgggttactgatttgtaTCAGAATAGATTTGACAGTGTGGGATATAAAATGTGttcaatttcatttatttaacccatttttgcccagcccacaggtgtgcacttttggtccctgttgtgtatatacaatgttgggcagaaatggcttaaggtgtgTGTTGAAATTCCTAATAAGTCTATCAATTCAGAATCTGCTTTTTCTTTAGAATTATGTCTAATGGCTACATGTTAAACATCTTAGGTAGTATCCACAAAAAATAGCCCCTGAACTTCCTAAGACCTGCACTGGAGTCAGTGCAGTGCAAATTTATATATTTGCAGTGAAAAGTCTTGCTTTATTGCTGTGCTTTGATGTGGCTCCTTGGATGTGTGGAAGCTCCATTGTACATGTGGAACCTTCTCCTTTCACTGCATCTTCTTAATATTGTTAAGAATacttactgcttttcaaccagagtagttcagaaagcggtttacatagtaaaataaatcaataaatgtatTGATTCATGTCCCCAAAGGACtagcagtcttttaaaaaaaaaagaatacagaagagacaccagcaagagTCACTGGAAAAGGAACCAAGCTGTGGTGAAGAGGGACTGTTGctctcaccctgctaaatataagagggcatcACTTTGaatggtgcctctttgcccagttagcagggcactTATTTCGCACTTATATTGTACTTCTATTAatgtaaatattaaatatatttatatttcacttAGCACTTGTATGTCCCAGCATTACAGTAAATGACCAAGTCCATGCTTAGCAGGGCGCGCTGTGTTTGTGGAGTTTGCAGTGAAATTGTTTCACTCCTAATTGTTTAATTGTTTAACTCCTGCTGGAAACTGATTAGTAGACAGTATCCCTGTAATCTGtatgcacacatttttttttgcattcttgtcttttgggatttttttttgcactttttgaAAAAACTGAACTGGGCACATTAACAGTCAGCTATACACAGCTTTTTGTGTTTCAGTGTGTGTTTACTTAGCCCTTGAATTTTAATGCACATGAATGAATTTCTGTGCTCATTGGGAAAGAGGAAACACCACACAAATGTAATATAAAACTGTCAAAATGTTATCATTCATTAGGTTGACAACTTGAATATTACACATGAAAATTTTAAGCTAGAACTTGAAACCAGCCATACAGAAAAGTTAGATGAACTGAAGAAGGAGTATGAATCGTCCTTTTCAGGTACACTGTATAGCTTATTTGCCTTGATGGTACTAAGTGATTTGAATTACTATTTTTAGAATTCAGTTATACAAAATATCTGTTGTGACATTTCATATACAGGCGTTCCCCTATCCCCATGCCCCCATTCTCTGTTAAGAACTCTGTTCAGGAACtcctgtggatagctgaaactgcagatggGGTGAACACCTGTCCCCGCAGTCCTTGGGGCTGCCCCCCCTTCGGAGGTAAGGGGagactctgctcccctcacctccagaggagcctctgagctcagcagaatcCAAGGATGTCCATACCTGGCCTCTGCTCAGCTCTGCAggtaaaaaaaagtgacttccagtttcatggagaaactagaagtgactttttaatgccctTCCCTCAACTCTCGAGGGGGTGTGCATGCTGGGGGGAgccagacccaatctgcagattagtgaatctgcggatacaagATCCACAGATATGTGGGCCCCCTTGATTAGAATGTGTTGTGAATCTTGGAAGTTAGAAAATCATGattctcttagggtgcaatcctaaccctttatgtcagtggtttccagcactggcatagcagtgccaatgggacatgtgctgcatcctgcagttgggtgtcactcacggaggcctcctcaaagtaaaggaatgtttgttcccttacctcagagttgcattgccctcatgtcagtgctggaaattactgacataaggggttaggattacacccttattGTCAGCTTGCTTAACACCATACCATCTAGGGACTGCAACGAACTGTGCAGAATATGTGGTGTAGTGTGTCATGTTGAATGACTTTAAATACTTTTCAGACATCAAGAATGCGAGGGAATTGGAGAAGAAGCTACTGGAAGAGTCTTTCCAACAGAAACAAGAAGAACTTGAGGTCTGGAATTTGTCTTTATTGGAGTAGGGCCACAGTAAGATAAGTCATTGTAGTTGCAGGCCACCATAATTTCACCGTCGACATGTATCCTACTGCTTCATTCTGGTGCCTCACCCTAACTCTGTACTTCAGCTTGGCTTAAGAAACTATACAGGTGTCTAGTTGCTGGTTGGCAGTCCTGCTCCTACTTATTGAAAAGTGATGTGAAAAATAGAAAATGTGACTCTCCTTGCTTTGTAAAATCTGAATTCCTTGCTCCCACTTATTGTGTGTCAGAATAGTTCTGCTCTAGAGCATTAATTCTCTGAACTCTGAGCGCGCTACCCACTGCTACTATTAAGGTTTTCTGTAACCCCTTAATTATTGGGTTCTACTTTGGATTCCCATTAGACAATCTGGGAAATAACAGaaattctgttggcaaccttcagtctcaaaagactatggtatcacgctctgaatggtggttctagaacagcgtctagtgtggctgaaaaggccgattcgggagtgacaatcccttccacaccggagcaagtgcagtctgtccctggtctgtctccctggctgtgggccttccttctttgcctctttgcctcagactgttggtcaagtgtctcatcaaactgggaaagaccatgctgcacagcctgcctccaagcaggctgctcagaggccagggtttcccacctgtgcTGATATTTCAGTGACTTGCATGACTTAGCTCCAGCAGTATAATGCTCATCTCTTCTCCTGTGGCAGTTGCTTAAAGACCAATATGAAAATATGGCTAGAGTCTACGTGGACCTATTGGCCCAAACGGATAAGTCCTTTGAATGGCTGTTTCtatatttcagaaaaaaattgcTGAATTACAAAGTGAAAATGAATCCTTGAATGAAAAGTTAAAACTGGAAGAGCAAAAACGAATAGCCAAAGAAAAAGCAAATCAGGTAAGTACGGACTTGACTGTATGCATGTCTGGCAATCCTGGCATAAACCTAGAGGTCTTTTAGTTGGTATCTGAtaccttttaaaatatttctgccaTTGGGTTGTCTGTCTTAACATGAACAATTCCTGTTGTGTTGCAAACTGTTTTGAACAAATTATGTCCACAATTTCTGTTGTGGAAAGTTGGCATGTATTCCCAAGTGTTTGCATGTAGGAGTGTGAATAAATTTTGCTAGCTGGTGAACAGGAAGTTGTATTGAGCAGTGTTCTGCTGTAATTGGAAAGATGGCAGGCAGCCTGTACTTAATTGTTTAGCAGAATTACTCAACAGTAAATAATGTATTTTGTTCTCCCATCTCTACTCTTGTGAGATACTTAGAAATCTTCATTGCGTATGTTCTATTAATAAACTGTTCAAAATAGGAATTACTAGTTAAGGATATTATTTGTGACTTCAAGGAATGAATACATTGCTACATTGAATAGTTTGGCTATGCCAGAGAAAGGCTTAGCAGTCCATTAGTTTTCAGCTTGTGGTTCCTGTCCTTAGGATGACTCGCACCAAGCCCATCACCACCATTtcatggtgttgttttttttaaggggagaTTAAAAGCGGTTGTTACATCTTTTACTTCTTCCTCCAAGTTGGGAAAAGGGAGGGCTTGCACAGGAGTGAAAAAAGTACAGGAGGGAAGACTGGCACACATGTTAAAAACAAGCGTTCCATGTGGCAACTTAAGGTTCAGTGTGGATTCCTGGTCTAAAAAGGTAGAAGTCTTCTGTAGCTTTATCTTTAATCTGGCTAGTATGTGCAGTTTCAAGATTTGGTTATCTGTCTTATAAAAATGCTTCAACCTAATTAACACCACACATTCCTGTTGCCTTTACTTGTTCACTAGTGATTGATTCAACTAAATTTCTATTCTTGATTAACGGtctcttctcttccctctcctcACCTTTATTTTATTATGACTTCCAAGTTTGGGATGTCTAAATAAGGGGATGTTATAAGTCTTGAACATAGTCAGTTGGGTCATTTCCTCCTGGATGAGGAATTTCAGATCATTTTGGCAGTTTCCATTGGCTAACTTACTATAAATTATGCTGGGTGAAATCAAACACCTATGAAGGATTTTTGTGGAAAATGTTTCTGAGACTCTTCAGAAGTAAGGAGCTATCCATTATCTTTGTCTTAAAACATGACTATCAGTTTTGCTTTTGTGTTTTAATTGCTTGTGGCTGTGCTGTCATTCTCTCAGTGTTCCTTCATTCTCTTTGAGGCAGACTACAGACAAAAAGAAACCCAAGGGTCGGTTCGGATGTGTAGGTTCACTCTTCACTCCTCCCATACCACTTCAGAGCTAAAAAATCGCCTCTCTAAGGCAGTAATATGAGATAATTGTGTGCAATGTTCAGCTGTGAAATGGTGCAATGTTCAGCTTtgaattggacacatttgtgttcaCATCTAGCTTTCATTTggatttcatttcttttcttagaATCCCTGAAAGGTGTCTGTGTGCCTCTTGTTTTGATGCTATATGGAACGGAGTAATTAAACTACTATGGAAATGCTAAATCTTACTGTTGTTTCTGTTCATGTTTTATTAGGGTTGTTCAGGAATTCTTGGTTCACAACTTCTACCACACTAGAGTCTGACAATATAAAATCAGCTGGTTTTGTTCAGCAGTAGCCAGAATCTCTTTTCTTACTCATTGTTTTAACTATAAAACAATTCAGAGTAGATTCAACAGGCAATTGAAACAACAGAACAAAAACAGTTCCCTCGTTTTTTCTGGTCACAAGGTGACGTCCTGTGGTTTCAGAGTAGGAGCCCACATGGAATTTTAATTACTATGTGTAACTTCCCCATAAGCTGTCCCAAGAATTACTTCAAAGAACTTAGAATAGAATCTCCTGGATCAGTATAGTTTATCATCACTTATACCAATAAAAAAATTTATAAGAACAACTTTCAGTTGAGCAAGGCTGTAAATGTGAACATCTAGAGCTTTTTATGACAGCTTAATTTGAAAGAGATCTGTTTCCATTTATTCCTCCACACAACTACTGTACTTATGAGGAAGCTGATTTAGAGGAATATTAGTTTGTGTATTTTTCCTTCCAGTGTGACCTAGAAAATCTATAGCTAGTCAATATTTTACAAGCTTAACTTAAAACATGTTTTGCTGTGCAtctttttttcagaaaaaccCTCAGTTTATGTATCTGGAACAAGAGCTGGAAAGTTTGAAAGCGGTGTTAGAGATCAAGAATGAGAAACTACATCAGCAAGATATCAAATTGTTGAAAATGGAAAAACTGGTGAGCTTTCTCTTGGATGTGGTCGTTTTCCAAAATCATGAATTTTGCTTGTAATGCAAAAACAGGAACTCCAGCCATAGTAAGAAGGattgaaatgaaggggaaaggaaaatggAATCCTTTTCTATTAGATTGTTAATATGCACTAGCTCCAATCTGCTGGGTAAATTGAGGAAGCCAGGTTAACACTGAGACTGGATAGGCTTTTCAGAACAGGTTTTCTATCCTAAATAGAGCTTCTATTGCCTAGCACCTgtgacaacataagaacagccccactggatcaggccataggcccatctagtccagcttcctgtatctcacagcggcccaccaaatgcccagggagcacaccagataacaagagacttcatcctggtgccctcccttgcatctggcattctgacataacccatttctaaaatcaggaggttgcgcatacacatcatggcttgtaccccgtaatggatttttcctccagaaacttgtccaatccccttttaaaggcgtctaggctagacgccagcaccacatcctgtggcaaggagttccacagaccgaccacacgctgagtaaagaaatattttcttttgtctgtcctaacccgcccaacactcaattttagtggatgtcccctggttctggtattatgtgagagtgtaaagagcatctccctatccactctgtccatcccctgcataattttgtatgtctcaatcatgtcccccctcaggcgtctcttttctaggctgaagagacccaaacgccgtagcctttcctcataaggaaggtgccccagccccataatcatcttagtcgctctcttttgcaccttttccatttccactatgtcttttttgagatgcggcgaccagaactggacacaatactccaggtgtggccttaccatagatttgtacaacggcattataatactagccgttttgttctcaatacccttcctaatgatcccaagcatagaattggccttcttcactgccgccgcacattgggtcgacactttcatcgacctgtccaccaccaccccaagatctctctcctgatctgtcacacacagctcagaacccatcagcctatatctaaagttttgattttttgccccaatgtgcatgactttacacttactgacattgaagcg
This genomic interval from Tiliqua scincoides isolate rTilSci1 chromosome 6, rTilSci1.hap2, whole genome shotgun sequence contains the following:
- the MTUS1 gene encoding microtubule-associated tumor suppressor 1 isoform X3; protein product: MLFTFQREQTLKQHKELSLELLNLRGELGTASAACEKLEKDRNDLQAAYEGFVQKLNQQHQSDLTELEERLKQFYTAECEKLQSICIEEAEKYKAQLQEQVDNLNITHENFKLELETSHTEKLDELKKEYESSFSDIKNARELEKKLLEESFQQKQEELEKKIAELQSENESLNEKLKLEEQKRIAKEKANQKNPQFMYLEQELESLKAVLEIKNEKLHQQDIKLLKMEKLVENNTTLVEKLRKLQQENEELKARMDRHMELSRQLSTEQAVLQESLEKESKVNKRLSMENEELLWKLHNGDLCSPKKLSPSTPPMPFQSPRNSSSFSSPTVSPR